A single genomic interval of Dromiciops gliroides isolate mDroGli1 chromosome 1, mDroGli1.pri, whole genome shotgun sequence harbors:
- the LOC122734438 gene encoding olfactory receptor 7A10-like, whose product MGPGNQTHVSEFLLLGLSEKPEQQLPLFGLFLGMYMVTVVGNLIIMLAIGSDSHLHTPMYFFLSNLSFVDLCLVSTTVPKMLVNIITDSKVISYSGCLAQMYFFMIFAFLDNFLLTVMAYDRFVAICHPLHYVSIMSPRICGLLVLTSWTISILNSTFHTLMMMRLSFCAKRELPHFFCDISQVTKLSCSDALINDILVYFAASLLGILPLTGILFSYGQICSSLLRFPSPGGKYKAFSTCGSHLSVVSLFYGTGLGVYLSSSATHSSWKISVASVMYSVVTPMLNPFIYSMRNKDMKDAIRRVISKMPSSH is encoded by the coding sequence ATGGGACCAGGAAACCAAACACATGTATCAGAATTCCTCCTCCTGGGCCTTTCTGAGAAGCCAGAGCAGCAGCTGCCCCTCTTTGGGCTCTTTCTGGGCATGTATATGGTCACTGTGGTTGGGAACCTTATCATCATGCTGGCCATTGGCTCTGACTCCCACCTCCACACCCCAAtgtatttcttcctctctaattTGTCCTTTGTTGATCTTTGTCTGGTATCCACCACAGTCCCCAAGATGCTGGTGAACATCATAACAGACAGTAAGGTTATCTCCTATTCTGGATGCCTTGCCCAAATGTATTTCTTCatgatttttgcttttttggacAATTTTCTCCTTACTGTTATGGCCTATGACCGTTTTGTGGCCATTTGTCACCCTCTCCACTATGTCAGCATAATGAGTCCACGGATTTGTGGCCTGCTGGTTCTGACCTCATGGACTATTAGTATTCTAAACTCCACTTTCCATACTTTAATGATGATGAGGCTATCCTTCTGTGCCAAACGTGAACTTCCCCATTTTTTCTGTGATATTAGTCAGGTTACAAAGCTCTCTTGTTCTGATGCCCTCATCAATGACATCTTAGTATATTTTGCAGCTAGTCTTCTGGGTATACTTCCCCTTACAGGAATCCTTTTCTCTTATGGTCAGATTTGTTCTTCCTTATTGAGATTCCCATCTCCTGGGGGGAAATATAAAGCCTTTTCTACCTGTGGGTCTCACCTCTCTGTTGTTTCATTATTCTATGGCACAGGACTTGGAGTATATCTGAGTTCCTCAGCTACCCACTCCTCTTGGAAGATCTCAGTTGCCTCAGTGATGTATTCTGTGGTCACCCCCATGTTGAACCCCTTCATCTACAGCATGAGAAATAAGGACATGAAAGATGCCATAAGGAGAGTTATTAGCAAAATGCCCTCCTCTCATTGA